Proteins encoded together in one Musa acuminata AAA Group cultivar baxijiao chromosome BXJ3-6, Cavendish_Baxijiao_AAA, whole genome shotgun sequence window:
- the LOC135641010 gene encoding cytosolic enolase 3-like translates to MSVQEYLDKHLLSRKIEDAVNAAVRAKASDPVLFISNHMRKAVPPVITKIKARQILDSRGIPTVEVDLYTNKGMYRASVPSGASAGMYEAVELRDGDKGKYLGKGVLKAVNMINEKISEALIGMDPLLQVQIDQAMMDLDKTEYKAELGANAMLAVSIAACKAGAAEKEVPLYKHIADLSGKSNPVLPVPAITVISGGKHAENNLAVQEIMILPVGANSFQEAMQMGSETYHHLKAIIMEKYGSVGYNVGDDGGFAPNISSITECLDLVKEAIDRAGYNGRIKMAIDVGATDFCIGKKYDLDFKTPGKSGQDFKTGEDMLELYTKLCTEYPIVSIEQPFDKEDWEHTKLFSALGLCQVVGDDLLMSNPKRIERAVNEYTCNALLLKVNQVGTVTEAIEVVKQAKDAQWGVIISHRSGETEETFIADLAVGLATGQVKAGAPCRGERLAKYNQLLRIEEELGNQAIYAGENWKCP, encoded by the exons ATGTCGGTGCAGGAGTATCTCGACAAGCACTTGCTCTCTCGGAAGATCGAGGACGCCGTCAATGCCGCCGTCAGGGCCAAGGCCTCCGACCCCGTCCTCTTCATC TCCAATCACATGCGGAAGGCCGTCCCTCCCGTCATCACCAAGATCAAAGCGCGGCAGATCTTGGACAGCCGAGGGATCCCCACCGTGGAAGTCGACCTCTACACCAACAAGGGCATGTATCGCGCCTCGGTTCCCAGCGGTGCGTCCGCTGGAAT GTACGAAGCTGTTGAATTACGTGATGGTGACAAAGGGAAGTATCTTGGTAAGGGTGTTTTAAAAGCTGTCAATATGATCAATGAGAAGATTTCTGAAGCCTTAATTGGCATGGACCCCCTACTCCAAGTCCAAATAGATCAGGCAATGATGGACTTGGACAAAACTGAGTATAAA GCTGAGCTTGGAGCGAATGCAATGTTAGCTGTGTCAATTGCTGCCTGTAAAGCTGGTGCTGCTGAAAAAGAG GTtccattgtataagcatattgctGATCTTTCTGGTAAAAGCAATCCAGTTCTTCCTGTTCCAGCCATCACAGTCATAAGTGGTGGAAAACATGCTGAGAACAATCTGGCTGTTCAG GAAATTATGATTCTTCCAGTTGGTGCAAATAGCTTTCAGGAAGCAATGCAGATGGGTTCTGAAACATATCATCACTTAAAG GCTATTATTATGGAGAAATATGGTTCAGTTGGGTATAATGTTGGTGATGATGGTGGATTTGCTCCAAATATCTCAAG CATCACGGAGTGCTTGGATCTTGTTAAGGAGGCAATTGACAGAGCAGGATATAATGGAAGAATTAAGATGGCAATAGATGTTGGTGCTACTGATTTTTGCATCG GAAAGAAGTATGATTTAGACTTCAAAACACCAGGGAAATCAGGACAAGATTTCAAAACAGGGGAAGATATGCTCGAGTTGTATACTAAGCTGTGTACAG AATATCCAATTGTTTCTATTGAGCAGCCCTTTGACAAGGAGGACTGGGAACACACAAAGTTGTTCTCTGCCTTGGGGTTATGCCAG GTAGTTGGAGATGACTTATTGATGTCAAATCCTAAACGCATTGAGCGGGCAGTAAATGAGTATACTTGCAATGCGCTTCTTCTCAAG GTAAATCAGGTTGGTACTGTCACGGAGGCTATAGAAGTTGTTAAGCAAGCAAAGGATGCTCAATGGGGAGTCATCATTTCTCATAGATCTGGAGAGACCGAAGAGACATTCATTGCTGATTTAGCAGTTGGGCTTGCCACTGGTCAAGTAAAAGCTGGTGCACCTTGTCGGGGTGAGCGGCTTGCAAAATACAATCAG CTACTTAGAATTGAGGAAGAACTTGGAAACCAGGCCATCTATGCTGGAGAAAATTGGAAATGCCCGTGA